The following are from one region of the Syngnathus acus chromosome 19, fSynAcu1.2, whole genome shotgun sequence genome:
- the fbxo11b gene encoding F-box only protein 11 isoform X2, translating to MNSVRATNRRPRRVSRPRPVQPERNNGDRDEEAPAAAAAEMAIEESGPGAQNSPYQLRRKTLLPKRSAAASAAASSCPSKGLMEGASTSSTEAFGHRAKRARVSGKSHDLPAPAEQYLQQKLPDEVVLKIFSYLLEQDLCRAACVCKRFSQLANDPILWKRLYMEVFEYTRPMMHPESGRFYQVSPEEHEHPNPWKESFQQLYKGAHVKPGFAEHFYSNPGRYKGRENMLYYDTIEDALGGVQEAHFEGLIFVHSGIYTDEWIYIESPITMIGAAPGKVADKVVIENTRDSTFVFMEGSEDAYVGYMTIKFNPDDKSAQHHNAHHCLEITVNCSPNIDHCIIRSTCTVGSAVCVSGQGACPTIKHCNISDCENVGLYITDHAQGIYEDNEISNNALAGIWVKNHGNPIIRRNHIHHGRDVGVFTFDHGMGYFENCNIHRNRIAGFEVKAYANPTVVRCEIHHGQTGGIYVHEKGRGQFIENKIYANNFAGVWITSNSDPTIRGNAIFNGNQGGVYIFGDGRGLIESNDIYGNALAGIQIRTNSCPIVRHNKIHDGQHGGIYVHEKGQGVIEENEVYSNTLAGVWVTTGSTPVLRKNRIHSGKQVGVYFYDNGHGVLEDNDIYNHMYSGVQIRTGSNPKIRRNKIWGGQNGGILVYNSGLGFIEDNEIFDNAMAGVWIKTDSNPTLRRNKIHDGRDGGICIFNGGRGLLEENDIFRNAQAGVLISTNSHPILRKNRIFDGFAAGIEITNHATATLEGNQIFNNRFGGLFLASGVNVTMKDNKINNNQDAIEKAVSRGQCLYKISSYTSYPMHDFYRCHTCNTTDRNAICVNCIKKCHQGHDVEFIRHDRFFCDCGAGTLSNPCTLAGEPTHDTDTLYDSAPPIESNTLQHN from the exons ATGAACTCCGTCAGAGCCACCAACCGGAGACCCAGGCGAGTGTCGAGGCCGCGCCCGGTGCAGCCCGAGCGGAACAACGGGGACAGAG ATGAGGAGGCTCCtgcagcagccgcagcagAGATGGCTATTGAGGAGTCTGGTCCGGGAGCTCAGAATAGTCCCTACCAACTCAGACGCAAGACGCTGCTCCCCAAGAGGAGCGCCGCAGCCTCCGCCGCTGCCTCCTCCTGCCCCAGCAAGGGCCTGATGGAG GGAGCATCCACGTCCTCCACAGAGGCCTTCGGCCACCGGGCCAAGCGGGCACGCGTGTCGGGTAAGAGCCACGACTTGccag CGCCAGCAGAACAATATCTGCAGCAGAAGCTCCCTGACGAGGTGGTCCTAAAGATTTTCTCCTATTTGCTGGAGCAAGACCTATGCCGGGCGGCGTGCGTCTGCAAGCGCTTCAGCCAGCTCGCCAACGACCCCATACTCTG GAAGCGTCTTTACATGGAGGTGTTTGAGTACACGCGTCCCATGATGCACCCCGAGTCAGGGCGCTTCTACCAGGTCAGCCCCGAGGAGCACGAACACCCCAACCCCTGGAAGGAGAGCTTCCAACAATTG TACAAAGGTGCCCACGTCAAGCCGGGCTTCGCCGAGCACTTCTACAGCAACCCGGGCAGGTACAAGGGCAGGGAGAACATGCTG taCTACGACACCATCGAGGATGCCCTGGGCGGGGTGCAGGAAGCCCACTTTGAGGGCCTAATTTTTGTCCACTCGGGCATCTACACGGACGAGTGGATCTACATCGAGTCTCCCATTACTATGATTGGCGCAG CGCCCGGTAAAGTGGCGGACAAGGTGGTGATAGAGAACACCAGAGACTCGACATTTGTCTTTATGGAGGGCTCGGAGGACGCGTACGTCGGCTACATGACCATAAAG TTCAACCCCGACGACAAGTCGGCGCAGCACCACAACGCGCATCACTGTCTGGAGATCACAGTCAACTGCAGTCCCAACATCGACCACTGCATCATCCGCTCCACGTGCACAG TGGGTTCGGCCGTGTGCGTGAGCGGCCAGGGAGCGTGCCCGACCATCAAGCACTGTAACATCAGCGACTGCGAAAACGTGGGCCTGTACATCACGGATCACGCGCAG GGCATTTATGAAGACAACGAGATTAGCAACAACGCACTGGCGGGCATTTGGGTGAAGAACCACGGCAACCCCATCATCAGACGCAACCACATCCACCACGGGAGAGACGTGGGCGTCTTCACGTTCGATCACGGCATG GGCTACTTTGAGAACTGCAACATTCACCGGAACCGCATCGCCGGCTTCGAGGTGAAGGCGTACGCCAACCCCACGGTGGTGCGCTGCGAGATCCACCACGGCCAGACGGGCGGAATCTACGTGCACGAGAAGGGGCGGGGACAGTTTATCGAGAACAAGATCTACGCTAACAACTTTGCCGGCGTGTGGATCACATCCAACAGTGACCCCACGATACG AGGCAACGCCATCTTTAATGGCAACCAGGGAGGCGTGTACATATTTGGCGACGGGCGGGGTTTGATAGAGAGCAACGACATCTACGGCAACGCCCTGGCGGGAATCCAAATCCGCACCAATAGCTGCCCCATCGTGCGCCACAACAAGATCCACGACGGACAGCACGGCGGCATCTACGTG CACGAAAAGGGCCAAGGGGTGATCGAGGAGAACGAGGTGTACAGCAACACGCTGGCCGGCGTCTGGGTGACCACGGGGAGCACCCCCGTCTTGCGCAAGAACCGCATCCACAGCGGCAAACAG GTGGGCGTGTATTTCTATGACAACGGCCACGGCGTGCTAGAGGACAACGACATCTACAATCACATGTACTCCGGTGTCCAAATAAG GACGGGCAGCAACCCAAAGATCCGGCGCAACAAGATCTGGGGCGGACAAAATGGCGGTATTTTGGTCTACAACTCAGGTCTGGGCTTCATCGAGGACAACGAGATCTTCGACAACGCCATGGCGGGCGTGTGgatcaagacggacagcaACCCCACGCTGAGGCGCAACAAGATACACGACGGCAGAGACGGCGGCATTTGCATCTTCAACGGAGGGAGAG GTCTGCTGGAGGAGAACGACATCTTCCGCAACGCTCAGGCAGGCGTTCTGATCAGCACAAACAGTCACCCCATCCTGCGCAAGAACCGCATCTTTGACGGCTTCGCCGCAG GTATCGAGATCACCAACCACGCCACCGCCACCCTAGAGGGCAACCAGATCTTCAACAATCGATTCGGGGGTCTTTTTCTGGCGTCGGGCGTCAACGTCACCATGAAAG ACAATAAGATCAACAACAACCAGGACGCCATCGAGAAAGCGGTGAGCCGAGGACAGTGCCTGTACAAGATCTCCAGCTACACCAGCTACCCCATGCACGACTTCTACAG GTGTCACACTTGCAACACGACAGACAGGAACGCCATCTGCGTCAACTGCATCAAGAAATGCCACCAAGGACACGACGTGGAGTTTATACGGCACGATAG GTTTTTCTGCGATTGCGGCGCGGGCACATTGTCCAACCCGTGCACGCTGGCGGGCGAGCCCACGCACGACACGGACACTCTGTACGATTCTGCGCCGCCTATCGAGTCCAACACGCTGCAGCATAATTGA
- the fbxo11b gene encoding F-box only protein 11 isoform X1, translated as MNSVRATNRRPRRVSRPRPVQPERNNGDRDEEAPAAAAAEMAIEESGPGAQNSPYQLRRKTLLPKRSAAASAAASSCPSKGLMEGASTSSTEAFGHRAKRARVSGKSHDLPAAPAEQYLQQKLPDEVVLKIFSYLLEQDLCRAACVCKRFSQLANDPILWKRLYMEVFEYTRPMMHPESGRFYQVSPEEHEHPNPWKESFQQLYKGAHVKPGFAEHFYSNPGRYKGRENMLYYDTIEDALGGVQEAHFEGLIFVHSGIYTDEWIYIESPITMIGAAPGKVADKVVIENTRDSTFVFMEGSEDAYVGYMTIKFNPDDKSAQHHNAHHCLEITVNCSPNIDHCIIRSTCTVGSAVCVSGQGACPTIKHCNISDCENVGLYITDHAQGIYEDNEISNNALAGIWVKNHGNPIIRRNHIHHGRDVGVFTFDHGMGYFENCNIHRNRIAGFEVKAYANPTVVRCEIHHGQTGGIYVHEKGRGQFIENKIYANNFAGVWITSNSDPTIRGNAIFNGNQGGVYIFGDGRGLIESNDIYGNALAGIQIRTNSCPIVRHNKIHDGQHGGIYVHEKGQGVIEENEVYSNTLAGVWVTTGSTPVLRKNRIHSGKQVGVYFYDNGHGVLEDNDIYNHMYSGVQIRTGSNPKIRRNKIWGGQNGGILVYNSGLGFIEDNEIFDNAMAGVWIKTDSNPTLRRNKIHDGRDGGICIFNGGRGLLEENDIFRNAQAGVLISTNSHPILRKNRIFDGFAAGIEITNHATATLEGNQIFNNRFGGLFLASGVNVTMKDNKINNNQDAIEKAVSRGQCLYKISSYTSYPMHDFYRCHTCNTTDRNAICVNCIKKCHQGHDVEFIRHDRFFCDCGAGTLSNPCTLAGEPTHDTDTLYDSAPPIESNTLQHN; from the exons ATGAACTCCGTCAGAGCCACCAACCGGAGACCCAGGCGAGTGTCGAGGCCGCGCCCGGTGCAGCCCGAGCGGAACAACGGGGACAGAG ATGAGGAGGCTCCtgcagcagccgcagcagAGATGGCTATTGAGGAGTCTGGTCCGGGAGCTCAGAATAGTCCCTACCAACTCAGACGCAAGACGCTGCTCCCCAAGAGGAGCGCCGCAGCCTCCGCCGCTGCCTCCTCCTGCCCCAGCAAGGGCCTGATGGAG GGAGCATCCACGTCCTCCACAGAGGCCTTCGGCCACCGGGCCAAGCGGGCACGCGTGTCGGGTAAGAGCCACGACTTGccag CAGCGCCAGCAGAACAATATCTGCAGCAGAAGCTCCCTGACGAGGTGGTCCTAAAGATTTTCTCCTATTTGCTGGAGCAAGACCTATGCCGGGCGGCGTGCGTCTGCAAGCGCTTCAGCCAGCTCGCCAACGACCCCATACTCTG GAAGCGTCTTTACATGGAGGTGTTTGAGTACACGCGTCCCATGATGCACCCCGAGTCAGGGCGCTTCTACCAGGTCAGCCCCGAGGAGCACGAACACCCCAACCCCTGGAAGGAGAGCTTCCAACAATTG TACAAAGGTGCCCACGTCAAGCCGGGCTTCGCCGAGCACTTCTACAGCAACCCGGGCAGGTACAAGGGCAGGGAGAACATGCTG taCTACGACACCATCGAGGATGCCCTGGGCGGGGTGCAGGAAGCCCACTTTGAGGGCCTAATTTTTGTCCACTCGGGCATCTACACGGACGAGTGGATCTACATCGAGTCTCCCATTACTATGATTGGCGCAG CGCCCGGTAAAGTGGCGGACAAGGTGGTGATAGAGAACACCAGAGACTCGACATTTGTCTTTATGGAGGGCTCGGAGGACGCGTACGTCGGCTACATGACCATAAAG TTCAACCCCGACGACAAGTCGGCGCAGCACCACAACGCGCATCACTGTCTGGAGATCACAGTCAACTGCAGTCCCAACATCGACCACTGCATCATCCGCTCCACGTGCACAG TGGGTTCGGCCGTGTGCGTGAGCGGCCAGGGAGCGTGCCCGACCATCAAGCACTGTAACATCAGCGACTGCGAAAACGTGGGCCTGTACATCACGGATCACGCGCAG GGCATTTATGAAGACAACGAGATTAGCAACAACGCACTGGCGGGCATTTGGGTGAAGAACCACGGCAACCCCATCATCAGACGCAACCACATCCACCACGGGAGAGACGTGGGCGTCTTCACGTTCGATCACGGCATG GGCTACTTTGAGAACTGCAACATTCACCGGAACCGCATCGCCGGCTTCGAGGTGAAGGCGTACGCCAACCCCACGGTGGTGCGCTGCGAGATCCACCACGGCCAGACGGGCGGAATCTACGTGCACGAGAAGGGGCGGGGACAGTTTATCGAGAACAAGATCTACGCTAACAACTTTGCCGGCGTGTGGATCACATCCAACAGTGACCCCACGATACG AGGCAACGCCATCTTTAATGGCAACCAGGGAGGCGTGTACATATTTGGCGACGGGCGGGGTTTGATAGAGAGCAACGACATCTACGGCAACGCCCTGGCGGGAATCCAAATCCGCACCAATAGCTGCCCCATCGTGCGCCACAACAAGATCCACGACGGACAGCACGGCGGCATCTACGTG CACGAAAAGGGCCAAGGGGTGATCGAGGAGAACGAGGTGTACAGCAACACGCTGGCCGGCGTCTGGGTGACCACGGGGAGCACCCCCGTCTTGCGCAAGAACCGCATCCACAGCGGCAAACAG GTGGGCGTGTATTTCTATGACAACGGCCACGGCGTGCTAGAGGACAACGACATCTACAATCACATGTACTCCGGTGTCCAAATAAG GACGGGCAGCAACCCAAAGATCCGGCGCAACAAGATCTGGGGCGGACAAAATGGCGGTATTTTGGTCTACAACTCAGGTCTGGGCTTCATCGAGGACAACGAGATCTTCGACAACGCCATGGCGGGCGTGTGgatcaagacggacagcaACCCCACGCTGAGGCGCAACAAGATACACGACGGCAGAGACGGCGGCATTTGCATCTTCAACGGAGGGAGAG GTCTGCTGGAGGAGAACGACATCTTCCGCAACGCTCAGGCAGGCGTTCTGATCAGCACAAACAGTCACCCCATCCTGCGCAAGAACCGCATCTTTGACGGCTTCGCCGCAG GTATCGAGATCACCAACCACGCCACCGCCACCCTAGAGGGCAACCAGATCTTCAACAATCGATTCGGGGGTCTTTTTCTGGCGTCGGGCGTCAACGTCACCATGAAAG ACAATAAGATCAACAACAACCAGGACGCCATCGAGAAAGCGGTGAGCCGAGGACAGTGCCTGTACAAGATCTCCAGCTACACCAGCTACCCCATGCACGACTTCTACAG GTGTCACACTTGCAACACGACAGACAGGAACGCCATCTGCGTCAACTGCATCAAGAAATGCCACCAAGGACACGACGTGGAGTTTATACGGCACGATAG GTTTTTCTGCGATTGCGGCGCGGGCACATTGTCCAACCCGTGCACGCTGGCGGGCGAGCCCACGCACGACACGGACACTCTGTACGATTCTGCGCCGCCTATCGAGTCCAACACGCTGCAGCATAATTGA